Proteins co-encoded in one Thamnophis elegans isolate rThaEle1 chromosome 1, rThaEle1.pri, whole genome shotgun sequence genomic window:
- the LOC116504664 gene encoding C-X-C chemokine receptor type 1-like produces MGDNIFNWDDIELSGILDNYSYSLNDTTDYLDGLTETCKLQHTTVTMKYIVAFIYFLVCILSLLGNSLVILVVSYSKGNHSVTDVYLLNLAIADLLFAVTLPIWAVYRAHEWIFGTFMCKITSVLKEVNFYSGVLLLAFISFDRYLAIVYATRAATQKRHWVKFVCISIWLFAFLFSLPVIRFREVFTVSNFSNRFCYENIGGNQTTEWRIVLRILPQVFGFLLPLTIMMICYGITMHRLYQMKNKQKKKAMKVILVVVLVFVICWLPYNITLLFDTLLRLHYIKETCSVRDRIDDALSGTEILGVAHCCINPIIYAFIGQKFRNNFLKILVSRGIISKETLNRYRLGSTYSTSVNTSTTLK; encoded by the coding sequence ATGGGGGACAACATATTCAATTGGGACGATATTGAGCTTTCAGGCATTCTAGATAACTATAGTTATTCCTTGAATGATACTACAGATTACCTAGATGGACTTACAGAAACTTGCAAACTACAGCATACAACAGTTACAATGAAATATATTGTAGCATTTATCTATTTTCTAGTCTGCATTTTGAGCCTGCTGGGCAACTCCTTGGTGATTCTGGTGGTGAGCTACAGCAAAGGAAATCATTCTGTTACTGATGTTTATCTCCTGAACCTGGCTATTGCCGACCTTCTCTTTGCAGTCACCTTGCCCATCTGGGCTGTGTATCGAGCTCATGAGTGGATCTTTGGCACCTTCATGTGCAAAATCACCTCAGTCCTGAAGGAAGTCAACTTCTACAGCGGTGTTCTCCTATTGGCCTTTATCAGCTTTGATCGTTATTTGGCAATCGTTTATGCTACTCGGGCAGCCACTCAGAAGAGGCACTGGGTCAAATTTGTTTGCATCAGCATTTGGCTCTTTGCCTTCCTCTTCTCACTTCCTGTGATCCGCTTCCGGGAAGTTTTTACAGTCTCAAATTTCTCTAACAGATTTTGTTATGAGAACATTGGTGGGAATCAAACAACTGAATGGAGGATAGTACTGAGAATTTTACCTCAGGTGTTTGGTTTTCTCCTCCCCTTGACTATCATGATGATTTGCTATGGAATAACAATGCACAGACTCTACCAGATGAAGaacaagcaaaagaagaaggcaaTGAAAGTAATCTTGGTTGTAGTGCTGGTCTTCGTGATCTGTTGGCTGCCTTATAACATCACCCTTCTTTTTGATACTTTGTTGAGGCTTCACTACATTAAGGAGACCTGCTCAGTTCGAGACAGAATTGATGACGCTTTGTCAGGTACTGAGATTTTGGGAGTTGCTCACTGCTGTATCAACCCCATCATATATGCCTTTATAGGACAGAAATTCCGGAACAACTTCCTCAAGATCTTGGTCTCACGTGGTATCATCAGCAAAGAGACCCTGAATCGATATAGGTTAGGATCCACCTATTCAACTTCTGTTAACACTTCAACTACCCTGAAATAA
- the LOC116504672 gene encoding C-X-C chemokine receptor type 2-like yields the protein MGDNIFNWDDIVLSGILDNYSYSLNDTPDYLDGLTEPCKLQHTTVTIKYIVAFIYFLVCILSLLGNSLVILVVSYSKGNHSVTDVYLLNLAIADLLFAVTLPIWAVYRAHEWIFGTFMCKIASVLKEVNFYSGVLLLAFISFDRYLAIVYATRAATQKRHWVKFVCIGIWLFAFLFSLPVIRFRDVFTVSIPPHRVCYENIGGNQTTKWRVVLRILPQVFGFLLPLTIMIICYGITVHRLYQTKNKQKKKAMKVILAVVLVFVISWLPYNIALLFDTLLRVHYIKETCSIRDRIDDALSATEMLGVAHCCINPIIYAFIGQKFRNNFLKILVSQGIISKEILIRYRRGSGFSSSSGNTSTTL from the coding sequence ATGGGGGACAACATATTCAATTGGGACGATATTGTGCTTTCAGGCATTCTAGATAACTATAGTTATTCCTTGAATGATACTCCAGATTACCTAGATGGACTTACAGAACCTTGCAAACTACAGCATACAACAGttacaataaaatatattgtagCATTTATCTATTTTCTAGTCTGCATTTTGAGCCTACTGGGCAACTCCTTGGTGATTCTGGTGGTGAGCTACAGCAAAGGAAATCATTCTGTTACTGATGTTTATCTCCTGAACCTGGCTATTGCCGACCTTCTCTTTGCAGTCACCTTGCCCATCTGGGCTGTGTATCGAGCTCATGAGTGGATCTTTGGCACCTTCATGTGCAAAATCGCCTCAGTCCTGAAGGAAGTCAACTTCTACAGTGGTGTTCTCCTATTGGCCTTTATCAGTTTTGATCGTTATTTGGCAATCGTTTATGCTACTCGGGCAGCCACTCAGAAGAGGCACTGGGTCAAATTTGTCTGCATCGGCATTTGGCTCTTTGCCTTCCTCTTCTCACTTCCTGTGATCCGCTTCCGGGACGTTTTTACAGTCTCAATTCCCCCACACAGGGTTTGTTATGAGAACATTGGTGGGAATCAAACAACTAAATGGAGGGTAGTACTGAGAATTTTACCTCAGGTGTTTGGTTTTCTCCTCCCCTTGACTATCATGATTATTTGCTATGGAATAACAGTGCACAGACTCTACCAGACAAAAAataagcaaaagaagaaggcaaTGAAAGTAATCTTGGCCGTAGTGCTGGTCTTCGTGATCTCTTGGCTGCCTTATAACATCGCCCTTCTTTTTGATACTTTGTTGAGGGTTCATTACATTAAGGAGACCTGCTCTATTCGAGACAGAATTGATGATGCTTTGTCAGCTACCGAGATGTTGGGAGTTGCTCACTGCTGTATCAACCCCATCATATATGCCTTTATAGGACAGAAATTCCGGAACAACTTCCTCAAGATCTTGGTCTCACAAGGTATTATCAGCAAAGAGATCCTGATTCGATATAGGAGGGGATCAGGCTTTTCATCTTCATCTGGTAACACTTCAACTACCCTGTAA